One window of the Podospora pseudocomata strain CBS 415.72m chromosome 7, whole genome shotgun sequence genome contains the following:
- the BUD4 gene encoding Bud site selection protein bud4 (COG:U; EggNog:ENOG503NYU9), with protein sequence MSKMEQEDPVQPLRLSKGSNGSAPSPQSTRPSGIPRPLSEISPHERRRNSPSWNQATQKPATMTDSSPFQSSPLENVTSPRLFWQNRSFNSDERTGSPTRRSSIERLQKASRVKNSNLRALEQKEEYDPAKIPDIQRPLSKIQGNNFGGGGVNGFQGRPLFGHGKSQSTTSIPILNPPSLTKAATMPISTSPIRPTTPSKESGSPLKSSLSSNRFKSSFDHETGTWSDISGDERRLPEGKSLHRHAKSVTFDQAPPQVNEYEMATPAPSSIGSNSREGSYDSTDEDDDDDHYMIHNMDQDDSFDASLEDTDKTPVVGPDDWRHSNHEDPFDRSPMPDDLPPVPRPHHQRTDSSASNGESRPLPPLPGMDGTSRSLPSPPSASKLEAQGLGNSRMPLEERLKLMMLSDDGKSAAEQQRERRMRRAGARGSQTPDHESKSPVVQPQEDEEELDTVGELSGLDEYQLPPRISRESILRRVNGNKALDRESDYNFSSPAVGMSPGRQVYDPDVPIPSTEDNVSVLGDEPVSVLDDESDYDSDQGSVIIKRDPADQESDLYSIPDTYERSEVTDDYSSDYDSDSRFDEESQYSEGTDLHVTKSSQTQEDDQVPTPRATTPVDEPTPLVQEAEKALPEAPKENRLSRGLEASLLPKPEEKEAVPGPEKASQPEPLPQPETRPLTPELQLRRSLTKPEYDGTGWGEDEFEESDPGTPESVIHRPMPDSDDEEARASPAIPEQIATIKSASGSKLKTRPSATPADLATMREARRQVSREVPPIPDRHRNRLSVNMDNELAPPAEDDYMDRHPSFKKRSLTLDLDLGLSLDKDFDRVIEAQKRGYLMRQNTKVITASDKMTEDFRARSAGNSPTKAAQRPQSWTVEPWNSQPARKRSFKKKPSNLGASGPVPPLPGQESNAAAVATQSGNDEDVGAELSPGDENGERGRLFVKVMGVKDLDLPIPKNERTWFSLTLDNGVHCVTTAWLELARNAPIGQEFELVVPNDLEFQLTLNVKLEKPVEKPVAKALPSPTKLSKPKTSAFSRVFASPKKRKEMELRQKQAEEEERLAAQREAQARQMKRQPTAWDLLSPLAADDGSFARAYVCLKDHESKCFGRPYLVDVAAFNEWAMEDAGFASSVKSKRGNMGPGSVVRRAPYKIGKLELQLLFVPRPKGATDEDMPKSMNSCIREMKAAEERLARCWEGHLSQQGGDCPYWRRRYFKLVGTKLTAYHEATRQPRATINLANAKRLIDDRRTLMEKETLGKGGKRRRSAFAEDEEGYMFVEEGFRIRFNNGELIDFYADTAEDKEGWMKVLGEVVGKEVVPGDGVDDIAGSVVAGGGGGSKMKGKWCELVMKREEQLKRKESASQGGGGRRVHSRTKSALT encoded by the exons ATGAGCAAAATGGAGCAAGAGGACCCT GTACAGCCATTGCGCCTCTCCAAGGGGAGCAACGGCAGCGCGCCATCTCCTCAGTCGACTCGACCCAGCGGAATCCCTCGTCCGCTTTCCGAGATCTCACCCCACGAGAGACGTAGAAACTCTCCCAGCTGGAACCAGGCGACCCAG AAACCAGCGACAATGACGGATTCTTCGCCATTCCAGTCGTCGCCCCTGGAGAACGTCACATCGCCCCGTCTCTTCTGGCAGAACCGCAGCTTCAACTCGGACGAGCGCACTGGCTCACCCACCCGCCGCTCATCCATCGAACGATTGCAAAAGGCTTCCCGCGTCAAGAACAGCAATCTCCGGGCCCtggagcagaaggaggagtaCGACCCGGCCAAAATCCCCGATATCCAACGCCCTCTCTCTAAGATTCAGGGGAACaactttggcggcggcggcgtcaaTGGTTTTCAGGGACGACCACTATTTGGCCACGGCAAGAGCCagagcaccaccagcatccCTATACTGAACCCGCCCTCCCTGACGAAAGCAGCAACGATGCCGATTTCCACCTCGCCCATCCGGCCGACAACGCCCAGCAAGGAGTCCGGATCACCGCTGAAATCCTCTCTCTCGTCAAATCGATTCAAGAGCAGCTTTGATCACGAGACAGGAACGTGGTCCGATATATCTGGAGACGAGCGTCGTCTGCCCGAGGGAAAGTCGCTGCACCGCCATGCAAAGAGCGTCACTTTCGATCAAGCGCCTCCTCAAGTCAACGAGTACGAGATGGCCACCCCCGCTCCTTCTTCGATCGGCAGCAACTCGAGGGAGGGCAGCTATGATTccaccgacgaggacgatgacgatgaccaTTACATGATTCACAACATGGACCAAGACGACAGCTTTGACGCGTCACTGGAGGATACCGACAAGACGCCTGTGGTGGGTCCCGATGACTGGAGGCACAGCAATCACGAGGATCCGTTTGACAGAAGCCCAATGCCGGATGATTTGCCGCCCGTTCCTagaccccatcatcagcgCACTGATTCGTCGGCCTCCAATGGGGAAAGCCGCCCGCTGCCACCTCTCCCTGGCATGGACGGGACTTCAAGAAGcctcccttctcctccctccgcTTCCAAGTTGGAGGCTCAGGGTCTTGGTAACAGCAGGATGCCTCTGGAGGAGCGGTTGAAACTTATGATGCTTTCTGACGATGGCAAGTCTGCGGCCGAGCAGCAACGTGAGCGTCGCATGCGCCGTGCTGGTGCCCGTGGTAGCCAGACACCCGATCACGAGTCTAAGAGCCCCGTTGTTCAGCCAcaggaagacgaagaggagcTTGACACTGTCGGCGAGCTTTCGGGCCTCGACGAGTACCAGCTGCCTCCGCGCATTTCTCGCGAGTCCATCCTCCGACGTGTTAATGGCAACAAGGCGTTGGACCGCGAGTCCGACTACAACTTTTCATCACCCGCCGTTGGCATGTCTCCCGGCCGCCAAGTTTACGACCCCGACGTTCCCATTCCCAGCACCGAGGACAATGTTTCTGTTCTCGGCGACGAGCCAGTCTCTgttttggatgatgagtCGGATTACGACTCGGATCAAGGAAGCGTCATCATCAAGCGCGATCCTGCTGATCAGGAGTCTGACCTGTACTCGATTCCCGACACGTACGAACGGTCCGAGGTCACTGACGACTATTCTTCCGACTATGATAGCGACAGTCGGTTTGATGAGGAAAGCCAGTACTCCGAGGGGACGGACCTGCATGTGACCAAGTCATCACAGACTCAGGAGGATGATCAGGTTCCTACCCCCAGGGCAACTACTCCGGTGGATGAGCCCACTCCTCTGGTTCAAGAAGCCGAGAAGGCGCTCCCCGAGGCGCCCAAGGAAAACCGCTTGTCTAGGGGGTTGGAGGCTTCCTTGTTGCCCAAGCCtgaagagaaggaggctgTTCCCGGGCCGGAGAAGGCTTCGCAACCCGAGCCCCTGCCACAGCCTGAGACGAGGCCTCTTACCCCGGAGCTGCAGCTCAGACGATCTCTTACCAAGCCCGAGTACGACGGGACCGGGTGGGGAGAAGATGAGTTTGAGGAGTCCGATCCGGGCACTCCGGAATCGGTCATCCACCGGCCCATGCCAGACagcgatgacgaagaagccAGAGCCTCACCGGCCATTCCCGAGCAGATCGCGACCATCAAGTCCGCCTCTGGCTCCAAGCTCAAGACCAGGCCTTCTGCCACACCAGCTGACCTGGCCACCATGCGCGAGGCGCGCAGGCAAGTCAGTCGGGAGgttccccccatccccgaccGCCACAGGAACAGGCTCTCTGTCAACATGGACAATGAGCTGGCACCCCCCGCCGAGGACGACTACATGGACCGTCACCCGAGCTTTAAGAAGCGGAGCCTGACACTGGATCTCGACCTTGGCCTTAGCCTAGACAAGGACTTTGACCGGGTGATCGAAGCACAAAAG CGCGGGTACCTCATGCGGCAGAACACAAAGGTCATCACTGCCAGTGATAAGATGACGGAGGACTTCAGGGCTCGGTCGGCGGGGAATAGCCCGACCAAGGCAGCGCAGAGGCCGCAGAGCTGGACGGTGGAGCCGTGGAACAGCCAGCCGGCTAGGAAGAGGAgcttcaagaagaagccgagtAACTTGGGCGCTTCCGGGCCTGTTCCCCCGCTGCCTGGGCAGGAGagtaatgctgctgctgtcgcgACGCAGAGCGGGAACGACGAGGATGTGGGTGCGGAGCTGAGCCCGGGGGATGAAaatggggagaggggaaggctCTTTGTTAAAGTGATGGGGGTCAAGGATCTGGATTTGCCTATTCCTAAGA ATGAACGAACCTGGTTCAGTCTCACGCTCGACAACGGAGTCCACTGCGTGACGACGGCCTGGCTGGAACTGGCCCGCAACGCGCCCATCGGGCAAGAATTCGAATTGGTTGTCCCCAACGACTTGGAGTTCCAGCTGACGTTGAACGTCAAGCTGGAGAAGCCGGTCGAGAAGCCCGTGGCCAAGGCGCTGCCGTCGCCTACTAAGCTCAGCAAACCCAAGACGTCGGCCTTTTCCAGGGTGTTTGCCTCgcccaagaagaggaaggagatggagctCCGGCAAAAgcaggcagaggaggaagagaggctTGCCGCTCAGCGGGAGGCGCAGGCGAGACAGATGAAGCGCCAGCCTACGGCGTGGGACTTGCTGAGCCCGCTGGCGGCGGACGATGGCTCTTTTGCCAGGGCGTACGTCTGCCTCAAGGACCACGAGAGCAAGTGTTTTGGCAGGCCCTATCTCGTCGACGTGGCGGCGTTCAACGAGTGGGCGATGGAGGACGCGGGTTTTGCGTCTAGTGTTAAGAGCAAGAGGGGGAACATGGGACCTGGCTCTGTCGTGAGGCGGGCGCCGTACAAGATTGGAAAGCTGGAGCTGCAGCTGTTGTTTGTGCCGAGGCCCAAGGGGGCGACGGATGAGGACATGCCGAAATCTATGAACAGCTGTATCAGGGAGATGAAGGCtgcggaggagaggttggcgaggtgcTGGGAGGGGCATCTCAGCCAGCAGGGTGGGGATTGTCCCtactggaggaggaggtattTCAAGCTTGTCGGGACAAAGTTGACGGCTTACCACGAGGCTACGAGGCAGCCCAGGGCCACGATTAATTTGGCGAATGCCAAGAGGTTGATCGATGATCGGAGGACgctgatggagaaggagacgctcgggaaggggggcaagaggaggaggagcgcgtttgcggaggatgaggaggggtacatgtttgtggaggaggggttcaGGATCAGGTTCAACAACGGGGAGTTGATTGACTTTTATGCAGACACGGCCGAGGATAAGGAGGGGTGGATGAAGGtgcttggggaggtggtggggaaggaggtggtgccCGGGGACGGGGTGGATGATATTGCTGGCTCTGTGgtggcgggaggagggggagggtcgAAGATGAAGGGGAAGTGGTGcgagttggtgatgaagagggaggagcagctGAAGCGGAAGGAGTCGGCTAGCCAGGGGGGtggcgggaggagggtgcaTTCTAGGACTAAGAGTGCTTTGACTTGA
- a CDS encoding hypothetical protein (EggNog:ENOG503P9WK; COG:S) — protein sequence MHHHRRKSGNTSMTDVRKATVGASDPNYRKHSSRPTTMTRRITPQSAPKLGRSREDRERELDDERWWDEERESFPQYCMVCEKQFIPADDQNLYCSETCRYDDQVSASTAPSRGSHPPTQYPFYSGAPEPRDIVPRASPSRPSSTHFSPPSTAVNALKSSLYIRPPSPTSPMMGTSHSGVWSFGRGTATSPDNSYTKPTSSYFSTTYDGAYYDHYGSSVDRPLPSRRPGVYSRPKSIELVTPMLASGR from the exons AtgcatcaccaccgtcgaAAGTCGGGCAACACGTCCATGACCGACGTCCGCAAAGCAACAGTCGGTGCATCAGACCCCAATTACAGGAAGCACTCATCCAGACCTACCACCATGACGAGAAGAATCACACCGCAAAGCGCCCCAAAGCTGGGCAGGAGTCGCGAGGACAGAGAGAGGGAACTGGACGATGAGCGCTGGTGGGATGAGGAGCGGGAGAGCTTCCCGCAGTACTG CATGGTGTGCGAGAAGCAGTTCATTCCAGCCGACGACCAGAACCTCTACTGCTCAGAAAC ATGCCGGTACGATGACCAGGTTAGCGCCTCGACGGCACCGAGCCGTGGAAGTCACCCACCTACTCAGTACCCTTTCTACTCGGGAGCTCCAGAGCCTAGAGATATCGTACCCCGCGCCTCGCCTTCAAGGCCTAGCTCTACGCACTTTTCCCCGCCCTCAACGGCCGTAAATGCGCTCAAGTCGTCACTATACATCCGCCCACCGAGTCCCACGTCACCCATGATGGGTACCTCCCACAGCGGTGTCTGGTCGTTTGGCAGGGGCACTGCTACAAGCCCAGACAACTCGTACACGAAACCCACCTCGAGTTACTTTTCGACCACTTACGACGGGGCGTACTACGACCACTACGGCTCCTCAGTTGACAGACCCCTTCCGTCACGCAGGCCTGGTGTTTACTCCAGACCAAAGAGCATCGAACTCGTCACACCCATGCTCGCCTCCGGGAGGTAG
- the DRS2 gene encoding aminophospholipid translocase (EggNog:ENOG503NX4W; COG:P) — MTGRPPPGGPAPPRNDLLLDLDNDQPVYSTGQRSALTDDDLLNSYAYDQDGAQARPSVSYDDFVGSGQARQQPGGRGPPPVGTSASAAGPASPYGSQPVNRQYSQTSDLGNYQRYADDFDDYPEDGTSYYQAGGAPGVDSAAAANARNRNSVLSLGGGLLGRVKNKLGMGQGYSEMDLPLTESRTGPRPEPGGAGGGAPPPKDKGNFKFGFGRSKPDPSTLGPRIIHLNNPPANAANKYVDNHVSTAKYNVATFLPKFLFEQFSKFANIFFLFTAGLQQIPGLSPTNRYTTIGPLIVVLLVSAGKELVEDYRRKQADKALNQSKARILRGSSFEETKWINVSVGDIIRVESEEPFPADLVLVASSEPEGLCYIETANLDGETNLKIKQALPETSTMVSSSDLGRLGGRIKSEQPNSSLYTYEATLTMQAGGGEKELPLNPEQLLLRGATLRNTPWIHGVVVFTGHETKLMRNATATPIKRTRVEKQLNTLVLVLVGILLVLSAISTIGHLVQQSVQGDALAYLYLDSMDGAAAVARLFIKDMVTYWVLFSALVPISLFVTLELVKYWHGILINDDMDIYYDVNDTPANCRTSSLVEELGMVEYVFSDKTGTLTCNMMEFKACSIAGIMYAEKVPEDRVPTMEDGVEVGIHEFRQLRENIKSHPSAQAIHHFLALLATCHTVIPETSDTGNIKYQAASPDEGALVEGAVQLGYKFVARKPRAVIIEANGERLEYELLAVCEFNSTRKRMTTIYRCPDGVVRCYTKGADTVILERLNDNNPHVDVTLRHLEEYASEGLRTLCLAMREVPEHEFQEWFQIYEKAQTTVGGNRADELDKAAELIEHDFYLLGATAIEDKLQDGVPETIHTLQEAGIKVWVLTGDRQETAINIGMSCKLLSEDMMLLIVNEEDADATRDNLQKKIDAIRNQTDATIEMDTLALVIDGKSLTYALEKDMEKLFLDLAVMCKAVICCRVSPLQKAMVVKLVKKYQKQSILLAIGDGANDVSMIQAAHIGIGISGMEGLQAARSADVSIAQFRYLRKLLLVHGAWSYHRVAKAILFSFYKNITLYLTQFWYTFQNVFSGEVIYESWTLSFYNVFYTVLPPLVLGILDQFVSARLLDRYPQLYNLGQSNSFFNKRVFASWISNAVYHSLLLYIGGSLFWINDGVQGNSVPAGKWVWGTAMYGAVLLTVLGKAALVTNNWTKYHVIAIPGSFVIWVVFVAVYGIVAPKLNFSTEYHGIIPLLFSSPQFWIQMPTLAILCLSRDFAWKFSKRLWKPEAYHHVQEIQKYNIQDYRPRMEQFQKAIRKVRQVQRMRKQRGYAFSAADESQTRVLQAYDTTQHRGRYGEMASSRPVQ; from the exons GATACGCCgacgactttgacgactATCCGGAGGATGGGACCTCATATTACCAGGCCgggggagcgcccggcgtTGATTCCGCAGCGGCGGCCAATGCGAGGAACCGTAATAGTGTTCTGAGCCTGGGTGGCGGCTTGCTCGGAAGAGTGAAAAACAAGCTTGGAATGGGTCAGGGATACTCGGAAATGGATCTGCCACTGACGGAATCACGGACGGGACCAAGACCTGAACCCGGgggtgccggaggaggggctCCTCCGCCGAAGGATAAGGGGAATTTCAAGTTCGGCTTCGGACGGTCAAAGCCCGACCCGTCGACACTCGGACCCCGAATCAtccatctcaacaaccccccagcgAACGCCGCGAACAAGTACGTCGACAACCACGTATCGACGGCCAAGTACAATGTTGCTACCTTTCTGCCCAAGTTCTTGTTTGAGCAGTTTTCGAAGTTTGCCAacattttcttcttgttcacCGCTGGCTTGCAGCAGATTCCGGGCCTGTCGCCAACAAACAGATACACCACCATCGGTCCCCTTattgttgtgttgttggtaTCAGCGGGTaaggagttggtggaggattaCCGGCGAAAACAGGCCGACAAGGCCCTAAACCAGTCCAAGGCGCGGATCTTACGAGGGTCATCTTTTGAGGAAACGAAGTGGATCAATGTTTCTGTGGGCGACATTATTCGGGTTGAGTCCGAGGAGCCTTTCCCGGCCGatttggtcttggtggcaaGCTCGGAGCCGGAAGGATTGTGCTATATCGAAACCGCAAACCTGGATGGAGAAACCAATCTGAAGATTAAGCAGGCCCTACCCGAGACGTCGACAATGGTTAGCTCGAGTGATCTTGGCAGGTTGGGAGGCAGGATCAAGTCCGAGCAGCCCAACAGCAGCCTTTACACATACGAAGCTACCCTGACGATGcaggctggtggaggagagaaagagctGCCCCTGAATCCCGAGCAGCTGTTGCTTCGTGGTGCTACTTTGCGCAACACCCCCTGGATCCACGGTGTGGTTGTATTCACTGGCCACGAGACCAAGCTCATGCGAAATGCAACGGCGACCCCCATCAAACGCACCAGGGTTGAGAAACagctcaacaccctcgtGTTGGTTCTCGTCGGTATTCTTTTGGTTCTCAGTGCCATCTCTACCATCGGTCATCTTGTCCAGCAAAGCGTTCAAGGTGACGCCCTCGCTTACCTCTACCTGGATTCCATGGACGGCGCCGCTGCTGTTGCTCGTCTCTTTATCAAGGATATGGTAACGTATTGGGTGCTCTTCTCCGCTTTGGTTCCCATCTCTCTCTTCGTCACCCTCGAATTAGTCAAGTACTGGCACGGCATTCTCATCAATGACGATATGGATATCTACTACGACGTCAACGACACCCCTGCGAACTGCCGCACATCgagtttggtggaggagttgggcaTGGTGGAATATGTGTTTTCCGACAAGACTGGTACCTTGACCTGCAATATGATGGAGTTCAAGGCGTGTTCGATTGCTGGAATTATGTATGCCGAAAAGGTGCCCGAGGACCGCGTACCGACAAtggaggatggtgtcgaAGTTGGAATCCATGAGTTTAGGCAGCTCAGGGAGAACATTAAGAGCCACCCTAGCGCCCAGGCCATTCACCATTTTCTTGCCCTGCTGGCCACCTGCCACACGGTTATCCCCGAGACGAGCGACACTGGCAACATCAAGTACCAGGCTGCTTCTCCTGACGAAGGTGCTCTTGTCGAAGGAGCTGTGCAGCTGGGCTACAAGTTTGTGGCTCGTAAGCCCCGCGCTGTGATTATCGAGGCCAATGGTGAAAGGCTCGAGTACGAGCTTTTGGCTGTGTGCGAGTTCAACTCCACCAGAAAGAGAATGACTACCATATACCGCTGCCCTGACGGGGTGGTTCGCTGCTACACCAAGGGTGCTGATACTGTTATCTTGGAGCGTCTGAACGATAACAACCCGCATGTCGATGTCACGCTTCGCCATCTCGAGGAGTATGCGTCGGAAGGTCTCCGGACTCTGTGCTTGGCCATGCGCGAGGTTCCTGAACATGAGTTCCAGGAGTGGTTCCAGATCTATGAAAAGGCCCAGACGACTGTCGGCGGAAACCGCGCAGACGAACTCGACAAGGCTGCGGAGCTCATTGAGCATGACTTCTACCTGCTCGGTGCCACCGCTATTGAGGACAAGCTGCAAGATGGAGTCCCCGAGACTATTCACACGCTTCAGGAGGCCGGTATCAAGGTCTGGGTCCTCACTGGCGACAGACAAGAAACTGCCATCAATATTGGCATGAGTTGCAAGCTTCTCAGCGAAGACATGATGCTACTCATTGTTaacgaggaggatgccgatgCTACAAGGGACAACCTGCAAAAGAAGATTGATGCCATTCGGAATCAAACCGATGCGACGATTGAGATGGATACTCTGGCTCTGGTCATTGATGGAAAATCCCTGACGTATGCCCTGGAGAAGGACATGGAGAAGCTTTTTCTCGATCTCGCGGTCATGTGCAAGGCGGTTATTTGCTGCCGTGTGTCTCCCCTGCAAAAGGCCATGGTGGTTAAGCTGGTCAAGAAGTATCAGAAGCAGTCGATTCTTCTCGCTATTGGCGATGGAGCCAACGACGTTTCCATGATTCAGGCTGCTCATATTGGTATTGGTATCAGTGGTATGGAAGGTCTCCAGGCTGCCCGCAGTGCTGATGTTTCCATTGCTCAGTTCCGGTACCTGAGGAAGCTGTTGCTTGTGCACGGTGCGTGGAGTTATCACCGTGTGGCGAAGGCtattttgttttctttttacAAGAACATTACCTTGTATCTGACGCAGTTTTGG TACACGTTCCAAAACGTCTTCTCTGGGGAAGTCATTTACGAATCCTGGACCCTCTCCTTTTACAACGTCTTTTACACggtcctccctcccctcgtACTTGGTATCCTCGACCAGTTTGTCTCCGCCCGCCTGCTTGACCGCTATCCCCAACTCTACAACCTTGGTCAGAGCAAtagcttcttcaacaagcGCGTCTTTGCCTCCTGGATCTCCAACGCGGTCTACCACTCTCTCCTGCTCTACATTGGCGGCTCCCTCTTCTGGATCAACGATGGTGTCCAAGGCAACAGCGTACCCGCCGGAAAATGGGTCTGGGGTACAGCCATGTACGGCGCCGTCTTGTTGACTGTTCTTGGCAAGGCCGCGTTGGTGACGAACAACTGGACCAAGTACCACGTCATCGCCATCCCAGGCTCGTTTGTGATTTGGGTGGTGTTCGTAGCTGTCTACGGCATTGTCGCGCCCAAGCTCAACTTTTCGACGGAATACCACGGGATCATCCCCTTGCTGTTTTCCAGCCCGCAATTTTGGATCCAGATGCCGACGCTGGCGATTTTGTGCTTGTCGAGGGATTTTGCGTGGAAGTTTAGCAAGAGGTTGTGGAAGCCGGAGGCGTATCACCATGTGCAGGAGATTCAAAAGTATAATATTCAGGATTATAGGCCGAG AATGGAACAATTCCAAAAGGCGATTAGAAAAGTGAGGCAGGtgcagaggatgaggaagcagagggggtacgccttttcggcggcgGACGAGTCGCAGACGAGGGTGTTGCAGGCGTATGATACTACGCAGCATAGAGGACGGTATGGAGAGATGGCTAGTTCGAGGCCGGTGCAAtga